One Gadus chalcogrammus isolate NIFS_2021 chromosome 7, NIFS_Gcha_1.0, whole genome shotgun sequence genomic window, AACAAAGACTAATTTTCTCAAAGGACACCGCCTGCAAgactataataaataaatcattgtaAACATCCTCAAGATGCTTGATTAGCGAAAAGAATACAAGCCGAAGCTAACTCAATATTGGTTTTCATATTTAATAATTGTGAAACAATATCATATATATCTTTTATGCCTCATCAGAATGTCCATTCATCCAACCCCTTTTTCTGTTACTGTAAtttacttattatttattttaataaatggcATTAAAATGTCTGATTAAacgtattattttttattattctttaatTAGTATTATTACAAAAATCATAATCCCAATCATAATTGGACTAATTCATCTCCTCCTCAATAAGGCTCACCGGGTAGAGCGCGTGCCATTAAGGCTCAGTCAGGATCAcagcgaccggggttcgattcccacctGGGCTGCATATCCTCAATCttgtataaaataaatagtacATGAAATATTAGCAATACACAAATGCAACTTCATTCAATATTGTACATAGATATTGATAAGCAGCAGTGCAAAACATATTTGCGCTTCTTGCaaatatatactattatatatatgatAGGCTTACAGTATGATGAAGTATGAGACTAAAGATAAAGTGTTTCTAAATGGATATGAATAGATCAGTTCCCATTGAAGCCAAGAATGTTTATTCTTCATCATGGGGTGACCTAGGAAGAATCCTATCTGACAGACCGCCATGAAGTCTTCCACCTCTATCAGTATTTGAATAGGCCGTGTGTGGATTGCAGAGTGTCATGATTGCAGAGTGTTATTATCGCATCCCATCATCACCTTGGCTCTGCTGCCCAAGTATGTTTAACTTCTATCTTGTTCTACTTATCAAGGTAATGAAGGTTTTTAACTCCGGCTTTTTTAAAGGTAATtgtaatatacaattataaaaaaatatatattacaattgGTATGCACCGCTACATATacataagaaataaataaaacaaaggaaaTAGTGAAAAATAAAACGTTACCAATCAGTGTTTATGTTGACGTGACGTCAGAAAGAGGCTCAACCTATGGGAAGCGAGGACCGGCCGTCCAATCAGAACCGTAGGAGTGAAACTTCCGAGTGCCTCCGAGAAATAATGCAAGAAAGCTtggcgtccgaggattgagGAACGCACCATGACACGTCGGCTTTCTACGCATGCTTTCTACCGTACGTCTTGccttttttaatgcattttttatagaaaaatatataagaTATTAAATGATATGCATCCTTGTATtcacaacaaataaataatgataaaggacaaaaaaataaaacgttccCAAACAGTCTTTCTGTCGATGTGACGTCAACAAGAGGCTAAACCTATGGGAAGCGAGTATCGGCCGTCCAATCAGAATCGTAGGAGTCACACATCCGCCTTCCGCCGCACGTCCTACTGGCTGCTCTTACGTTTTGTTCGTGAACGAAGTAAGTATTTTGTGGTTTACGCTTTTATTTCGTATTTGTGTCAGACACTTATCACCTATTTCACTATTTTACCGTACCGTGCTGACAAGCAGCTCCTTTTATTATCATATAGCGCTGTATAACAGTTAaatttggtatttattttggGCTCTTAACCACTTGTTATTGGTGTCAACACAGTTATCGTTAACATCTGACCAAACGTTGTTTCCACACCATTAAATTGTATGTACCCACATATTTTCAAGACTCAAAAGTGATTAGGTGTAAAGCCTGGAACGAATTGTAATTGTGACTTCGTAAATACCTAACGTTAATTGTGGACACACAACTTGTGTTCTCGCGATAACAACGCAGGCCATAGTTCGGTTTACCTGTTACTAACGCTAATAACGAAAAGATAGCTGTCAACAAAATGTACATTTACTTTATACTTGTATTATGACCTTATTACTTTGAAATCCATGCGAACTTATTTGTATAATGGACCTAATGCTAAACCTTTATATGACATTGGTTTCATAAACATTTTAATATTGCTCGGCAGGTGAGCTCGCCATGGCGTCGCGAGAAGGACCCAGGGCCACGGGAACGGACGGTAGCGACTTCAAGCATCGCGAGAGAGTGGCCGCCCACTACCAGATGAGGTGGGTGACGTATGACGACCTCTAAAAGGTCATGGGATGGTTCTGATGAGCGCTTTGACAGCACTTTGCTGTTGTTCTTTTTAGGAATAACTATGTATGGGATGGTAGCCTAAAGGTGGTAGTGCTGCTCCATCAGGTTTTAAGTATTTGGCTGGAATGCCATGTAAATGTAAGATATTGTATATATGTAAATCGATGGTGGGCCAGCTATTGACATCCATTATATTCCAAACAAGTTTTttgcatgttgtacgtcctggcacttatattgtatgttgtacgcaCTTATCGAGTGTCATCCTTAGTTATAGTTCTCAGTTGTGTAGCTTCTTTCCTAGCTATACACGATATTGGCTTCACGATTCGATATTATAACGATATTTTGAACAAAACTTGAATGAGGAAAATATATGAAGTTTTGTCGTTTATTttagaaatacacaaaatatgCGAAACAATGCCATTTGCCCAGTGTTTCCATGGAtatcgatcgccgcggcagctacgtaaacatcgtgacatcatagcagtgcgacacagtgtagcctgctcaataaaaacaataaataaattaaaaacaataaaaactgctccatcaagctccctctgcacgtcttcctccccaagaatgcagaggaacgtctccacctccttgttcgcccaagttAAAGTTTTGCGCGACATGTTCATGTTCAATtcaactgtttgtttgtttttatcaccatatcgcccggaagtgacgattctgtcgatcAATCAAGGGAGGGCGGGTGTAGCTCtaacttgccggcaccctttcaggcgtcagTACCCCAATGGAGGAGTACTGTGAGGCGAGTGCGAGACGAGTGCGGCTCAGTCCggatcacgcccacttttggcggtggacaCGCGAtccgtgccgcacctttgcgaaccgacccgcaccctgcggtggaaacgcgccattagtcTGACCTCCGTCGAGGGTCCATGAGAGCCGAACCGGTTCTTCTGTGTGACGTAAACAGGCtgctggccactgattggccaaagAGTTGCACCACTGGACGAGCGCGACGTCCAAGCCTGACACCCGACACCAGGTGTTGTGCCAAAAATGAAATCCCCGTCTGAAATCGCAGCCCCACTCAGCGTTATAGCAGTGTTTGTATCATATCTTCACAAGATGAGACAGTAACACAGAAAATTATATTTAAGATTTCTTCTTCTAATGAAAACAGGGTTTATAGTTTTTAGCAGTGTTTATATCATACCATCACAAGATGAGCAACTTCAGAAAGCGATGTTAAATTTTATAGGTGACCCACAATGTAAGATATCCCATTCACGATAATGAACTACGAGGGCACTTACGTAATAGTTTACAGGTCATACATGTATGCATGATGTGACCCTAGAAAACACGGACGAAATAAAAGAACACGCGTTCACGTAGAGAGGGGGTGCGATTTCAGACGGGGATTCCATTTTCGGCACTGGttggtactgtcggtggaaaagcggcattagccTATTAATTTTTAAGTGCATACTTATGACCATAAATAAAGTGTGAAAAAAGAAATAACAATAATGACATTGCGAACCATTCTTCCGTCTCAATGACGCATTTCGTGCGTTTTTTTTTACGTTGTAATTTCGTGATATTTTTCGTGGCATGAAATATCGTCACACTCCtataacctagtgattgttagtgcttggcacttggttctatgaacatccttgctgtaccgacagcgatttactgttgtttctccttctgcgGACAAACATCAAATATTGTAAATCAGTTTGCCCGTTTCCCCGAACGGACAAATCCACGAGTTTATACGTTGTGTTTATTCCCCAAATAATCTTTCAATGCGTGCTCACGGACTGATTATTCTTTATTCTTAGTGCATTACCACCTTCCATAAGTGGCCCTGGTTAGTGTAGTAAGGTGTTATTTTAAACGTGTTATCGGCACACAGCCATTCACTTCTGAATCCCCGTTGTATGAAGGTACATGGAAGGAGACCTTTCAACCGAAAACAAATGACCTTTCTCtccggcttagctcaggaggtagagcggggttgacttgtaaccagaaggttgctagttggatccccttctcctcctagcgtgtcggtgtcggtgtgtccctgagcaagacgcttaaagatctcctattatactacttttcttgtcttcatttcttattaatgactcctatagagcaacctgacacgaatcacagcacaaaaaacgatgtcgattttcgggaaactcttcctctcatctgggcgctttcagcattctctgtcaactctcggtttcgtccttctccgccccctcgcccccctcctgccaaccccactccgttgtgattggttaccttccggaagagcatgttgcagcattaccatacatggaaaatccggattgttctacgtggataaatcccggaaatttgtGAATGAAGTGAATGGCGAGCGGCGTTCCTAGTGCTTAGCGCTCTGCGCAGCCATcccagacggtcagcagggaacACGTCAGAACgaaaaactgaagtacaattcTATGTCACTTtgtgtaaagggttagggttagcccttgAAATATAAACATCGTTCCGTTCATTAATCTccgcatagcactctttctccccgtcattctcgttcacacacgcacacagagacaagcgcgcatacatgccaatggtgcgtgggtacactaccacttattggataaaCCCGCATAACACTGATATActgcacacgcactgacagcggattcgcccgctcctcctctcaacgcgcctacaaaacaaaacccgaagcagcgggttatttgcgattaatgtgaaatgcggttatagtttatatatattacGGTGTTGGACCCCCCCGGCCCGTTGTGCCGGCGATTTGAGGAAGTGGGCCGGTCCactttgaaaatgtattttgtggGCGATTGCTCGATTACGCGAATGATTGCTCGATAACGCGACTGAAACGCACACCCCCCCTTTTCCTAtttattctttcttttcttttgcttTGATTCTTTCTTTTGTGAAGCACATTGGGTTGCCTTTCTGTATGAAAGGTGCAATATAAATAACTCTGCCTTGCCCTGCTttcgtttttttctctttcGTCTGTCGCTCCGCAGTGTGGCGCTGAAGTCCGAAGTCCGCAAGCTCAACATCGTCCATGCCCTCATCTGGCTCCTGATGGCCGCCCAGGTAAGGGCTGTGTTGCTACGCAAATTTTGATCGTAATTTCGATTTTTGGGTCAAGCGATCTCCAAACCAATATAATAGGgtttaaaagtttttttttatttatgtatattttcttttaattatgtatatttattttattcattaaaataacagctggatacatatttgtacgtcatattttttcaacattttgtgtattattTTAAGGGGAGATTTCAAAGTTCaagtgtttttttggagagaaattatgaatgtatttatcatgttttcaaacccaTTTGAATattcgtgatttcaatattgaccaaaataattgtgATTATGATAAGATGAAAAGTAGCAGGATGCTACAAAAGTATCAGGATGCTACGTTTGCTAGCATCCAANNNNNNNNNNNNNNNNNNNNNNNNNNNNNNNNNNNNNNNNNNNNNNNNNNNNNNNNNNNNNNNNNNNNNNNNNNNNNNNNNNNNNNNNNNNNNNNNNNNNAGAGCGTGCATAAACGTCTGTGTGAAGGAGAGGATTTCACACAACCTGCTACGTGCGTTTACAATGAGCAAGCAAACTATTGCCTCGTTCTTCCGACCTTCagctaagataagataagatacaactttattaatcccccgtaggagaaatttgtttgttgcagaacagcccagcagcagtggatgGACACAGGATAAAATAACAATGCAATAAATACAAAGTGCTAATGCATAAGTAGAAGCTTATAGTTAAAATagggacaaaaacaagacaaacagaaccaACATCAAGATGGGTGATGCATGTACACATATATACgcatacctaaacacacacacatgcatatgcaaacacataaacatacacaaacacaatcatcatCAGGCACTGTTGAACAGCCTAATGGCTGCCGGCACAAAGGAGCACCTAAAGCACTCCGTCTTGCACCTGGGGAACATCAACCTGTGACTGAAGGTGCTCCCCATCTGCCACAGCTCAGcatggaggggatgggaggggtggCCCATGATGGACTTGAATTtgtccctcatcctcctctccaccaccacctccagactGTCCAGCTCAAGTCCCACAACAGAGCTGGCTTTCCTAACCAGCTTGTTGAGTCTGTTTGACTCCCCAGCCTTGATGCCTCCTCCCCAGCACGCCCCAGGGAAGAACAGCGTGCTGGCTACCACAgacagataaaaataaataaaaaggcctAGTGTGCCAGTGCAAGTCATTCCTGCACGGGTCTTATTTTACAAACCCCGCACCCGCCCGTGCTCGCAATACTTCAAACCGCATCCGACCCGTGCTCCGACAATAGCCCGACCAGACCCGCTACAAATTGATATCGACACCCGACCCGCACCCGATGGAAAATTAGAAACATTAGATGGGAATTACACTATctggtgtttggcttggtgctctgcaaaaaaagcacatcatccactgttgacggttttagttgactcctccgCTCCTGAATAACATATCCAGCACCGGTGAAGTCTCGCTCGCAATCGCAAAACCCACGCCCGACCCACGCTGTTCAGGCGTCCGACCCGACTCGTTTCATCCAAATTTTGCGGGTCACCAGAACCAGTGCAGGACACTGCACTGCACCGCACTCCCGTGAAACTGTCGCTTCAGTACTTGTCGAAACTATGCATGCTCAAACCTGGAAACCGTTGGGATAGATGAGAATCACAATTAAATgtgacactgaatttgaaacagcacattgtaatttctgcatCTATTATCAAAATAGTTATTAGTAATGCATTGAAAATTAGTAGAAATGTGAATATTTGGTTGGCATGTGGATTAACGATATGCGCCCCTAAAAAAAGAAGACGTTTTGGTTGCGCCGCTAAAACTTTCAGTAaggggccacagtgctcctagttaaaaaaataagtctggagccctgtacttagtttgagtacgtagggcgttccaattcGGGGCGAAAAGAAGTGTACTGAGATGACCCGGATGGTTTACTCAAAACACTTAAACTGCGGAGTGTGGATCGATGTACATGTTtggtactcaacggcagccatcttagctatgtagcggaagaggcggagccaggctgagccaacgttGGGCATTATCAAGAATATAAGGCTGTAACAAGGCTCTGCTAGGGTAGAGAAATGTAATATTGCATTCTCTGCCTATCTTGTTCAGTGGTCATTTATGTATAatctttataataataaaatgttgtaATAAATAAGGTCATTATCAACAAGGACTATTGAAACTAATAATGATAAGGAATAATTGGTACCATTTTTGGACAAAAAAACTGACCAAACCTGATTGGACATTTAATTAAAATGCacacttaaaaataaaatctaCGGATCCTACCGTTGCCGTTGGCGACGGGCTCCGTCGTCTCCCAGTTCTTGGATTTTTCCACCGCCTTCTTCCAGCGTGCGTACCGAAATTCACTTTCTGCCGAGCGAGAGTGTACCAAAAGGAAAAACGGTGTCACGCACATAAACTCATCATTTTAACCCCAGTTTGGTTAATGACCGCAAACTCCTAATCCGAACCAGAGTTTCCGtgaaggcaaggcaactttatttataaagggcctttcatacacgaggcagactcaaagtgcttcacatagaaacatcgtcatgcaataaaaataaaatataaattaagataagtttaagatttagcagaaagctaaagcaaacatccACCAAGTTGAAGTAATGAAAtagaatagataagtaaaataaaataaagaaaaagaagtGCAATatatttaaaggggacctatcataccaccaggtgcgagtgtgattagccattacaagccgttttcaaaatgtccagcattgtgacatcacaggtgggcgtgtccacctagatgtgtgacggatagatgagcaacttttgctacagtccactgggtaggctggtagactgatctatccagcacacatctaggtggacacgcccacctgtgatgtcacaatgctgcacattttcaaacctgcatgtaatggctaatcacactcacacctggtggtatgatatgtcccctttaagatttagcagaaagcttaTTGGTCCCATGGcttgctactttatggatgctttaatatagatatatagatatagtccGTCCCTGAGCTTAGGTTTTTCAAAGGTGGAGCAGAATGCCTAGAgctcgttttacacccaacgaaatttctagctactgggggagcataggtaggctagggaaactcatattaatgttagaaaacctcagaaagtgacattttcatgccatgggatctttaagtgAACATAAAAGTCTGTATTTACTTCAAAATTGTTTAAAAGTTGGGGGCAAGTCTTACTTCCTCAGTTAACGATCAAAAACTCCTCAACCAAACTTCAGGTTCCGTTAACGTACCCAAACTCCTCATCCAAACCCCAGTTACGGTCAACATTCCCAAACTCATAATCAGAACCCAAGTTTCCGTTATTGATCCCGAACTCCTAATCCGAACCCCAGTTTCCGATAACGATCCCGAATTCTCACCTTCAGGGTTGATCTGCGGCTCAAACTTCTCGGAGGTGACCTCACTCAGGTCCTCAGGCCGCAGGCTCCACACGCTCACGCCCTCCGCTGAGCCGGCCGCCATCGCCGCGCCCAGGGCGGTGGTCTCCGGCATTGACGGCTTCACTGcgtaaagaaaaaaacaaccccACCCGcccgtcaccatgacaaccttTAACCTTAAAGAGGTGACATattctaccaccaggtgtgagtgtgattaaccgtcataagccgttttgaaaatctgcctcttcgggacagacaggtgggcgtgtccaactagatgtatgacggatagatgagcaacgttttctatggtccactgggtaggctggtagactgatctatccagcgcacatctaggtggacacgcccacttgtgatgtcactaaaacacaaaaagaggcagattttcgGCTTTTAACGACTAATCACACACACCTAGTAGTATAATATCTCACCTTTAACCTTTAAAACAGGGGTGATGAAAGCAAAACCGCGAACGCGTCTCGGCCTTCAACCTCTGTCCGTTTTGGATTTCCAAGGGAAGGGTCAACCAAAAAACATCTGGAAAGCAACAAGACGGACCTGTTGCGTTCCAATACGCTTGTCAATCTCTCCAGTATAGAAGGAAGTTTTGGTGACGATAACTTTAACGGTCATCTGCTCTGCGAGGATGACTCGATAGCTAAAACGCAGACAACCGCTTCATAACAGTAGCGATCAGATAAGGTACAGGGACACCGCATCTTACGTTGGGGCGTCTATTAGTGGTATGCAGAGGAAACAACCCCCCCCAAAGCCCTAACCCTCAAGTATCGAAATACCACAACATTTTGATGATAGGACTTTGTTCGGATGTTAAGTTTTGAATGGAATCGGCTGTGTCTCTGACTCTTTAGTCTTTATGTCACTGTCCAATAGAGGagcggcagctcatttgcatatgtATGCAAATGAGCCGTCACTTGGTAACATCCAACAGCTAACGTTCGCTGATCTCACCGACGGGGATGCAAACCAAGCCAACAGATGATTCAAACCAAGCTAACAGATGCTTCAAACCGAGCTAACAGATGCTACAAACAAAGCTAACTCTAGCTGGTCTCACCGACAGGGATGCAAACCGAGCTAAAGGATGCTACAAGCCGAGCTAACAGATGCTACAAACCGAGCAAACTGATGCTACAAACAAAGCTAATGCTGGTTGGTCTCTCCGACGGGGATGCAAACAAAGCCAACAGATGCTACAAACAAAGCTAACGCTAGTTGGTCTCACTGGCGGGGATACAAACCAAGCCAACAGATACTACAAACCGAGCTAACAGATGCTACAAACAAAGCACTCGCTAGCTGGTCTCACCGACAGGGATGCAGAGGATGTCGGCCTGCAGCTGCATCAGCAGCCGGTTGGAGGTCATGCCCCCGTCCACCTGCAGCTGGCTAAGTGGGATGCCACTGTCCTGGTTCATGGCATCCAGGATCTGAAggaaaacaacaagaacaacaactcATTCCCGACCAGAGCTAAGCAATTAGTCGAATTTTGCTTgtgattttgatttgatttattttaggTCAAAATCTCCAAACGAATATAACCAAGTTTAAACAATTTTTTACAATTTTAATTAAGTATATCTATTTTATTCACTAAATGTTTTGTACAGAACaactggatacatatttgtacattattttctagtttaacattttgtgtattttttttaaaggggaaTTTTTCAAAGGTCTCAGTTAGAAAGGTTTTCTTTTTGGAGGGAAATGCTGAAAAATAAtcttgatttcaatattgaccaaagtaATCGTGATTatcattttttccataatctatCAGCCCAGGTCCCTGCACACGGCCAAGTTTGTGAGCCGTTTAAACCCTGTGAGTGCAAGCGACGAATCGGATCATCATGAATGAATGcaatgaatgattgaatgaatgGATATACGTATATGATCATCAAAAATGTacggaatgaatgaatgaatatatagGATCAACAAAATCGCAATTCGATTTCGTCAAACCGAACAGCCCTAGTCAGCACATGGTGTTCTGCGTTACTGccgaacgatttggggaaataatcgaattgcgattatttcgaccaataCTTCGATTTAGTATgcggtttttcttttttaaagttccttatgttctgggttattcactaaacatgcatttaatcattctatagtatgaccaacacaacagtgGAAGCAGTCATTATATAAACTGCTATGCAGAGttcaggtgaactctgaacaagtgagtcctGAGTCTCTTGCCGCAAATCAAAGTCAGCCTTAATGTCAATTACTTCACATGTAGACATACAAAGCAATCGAGATGACGTTGCTCACTATCCCACGGTGAACAGATAAAGTGCACATGCACAACAGATCTTTGTTGTGCATTAGAGTTGTGGTAGTGAAAAAATTTCAgtctgttttggggggggggggaattcagCTTTCTGACAGCTGGTGGATGTcgctgaggggagagaggggagagaatttAGCTTCCTTGACAGCCTGGTGGATGAAGCTGTTTGTGAGTCTGGTGGAGCGGGCACGGAGGCTCCGATACCTTCTCCCAGAGGTCAGGAGGCTGAACAGACGCCAGCATGTGGTTGGCGTCGCTCACAATCATGGTTGCTTTTCGGGTGTGGCGGGTGATGTATGCGTCTTTCAAGGAAGGGAGTTGTGCACCGATGATCCTTCCAGCTGGGTTCACCATGCGTTGCAGTGCCTTCCTGCTGTATTCAGTGCAGCTCCCGCCCCACACAGAGATACAGCTGGATAGGATGCTTTCAATGGTCCCCCGGTAGAAAgtgacagggggaggagctttCACATGCTTCAGTTTGCGAAGGAAGAAGAGGCGCCGCTGTGCTTTATTCACCTATGATGCAGTGTTGGGGGCCCAGGCGAGGTCCTCACTGTGCTGCTTCCTCTCTCCACAGCAGCACCATCGATGATCAGTGGTGGGTGTTCGGCGTGGCCTGTCCGgaagtcaacaacaatctcCTCGGTTTTGCTGACATTAAGCAGGAGGTCGTTGTCTCTGCACCACATTGTCAGAAGGTTGACTTCCTCCCTGTAGTGGGTCTCGTCGTTACTGGTGATGAGACCCACCAGAGTTGTAACGTCCGCGTACTTCACCGTATGATTTGCACTGTAGGTTGGTATGCAGTCGTGAGACAGCAGGGTGAAGAGCAGGGGACTGAGTACACAGCCTTGGGGGGTCCCTGTGCTGAATGTGATGCTGATGGAGGTGTTGTTGACGACTCGTACTGCTTGTGGCCTCTCACTGAGAAAGTCGAGCAGCCAGTTGCAAAGGGAGGTGTGGAGCCCCAGCTGGTCCAGTTTACAGATGATTGTTGTGGGATAATGGTGTTGAATGCTGAActgaagtctatgaacagcaTTCTCACATCTGAGTCTGTTGAGTCCAGGTGGGTGAGGGCTGGATGGAGAGCAGAGCAGATTGCATCCTCTGTGGACCGTTTGGCTCGGTATGCGAACTGAAAGGggtccagggtgggggggggagaatggaCTTGATGTGTGACATGACTAGCCGTTCGAAACACTTCATGATGATGGGGGTCAATGCCACAGGGCGATAGTCATTGAATCAGGATGGAGCAGGTTTCTTTGGCACAGGTATGATGATGGTGGCCTTGAAATGTGATGGAACAGAAGCTTGTCTCAAGCTGTGTTAAAGACATCCTTGAAGACATCCTTAAGCTCCTCTGTGCAGTCGTTCAACACACGGCCTGGAATGTTGTCTGGGCCCATTGCCTTGTGGGAGTTGATAGTGGAGGGTGTCCTTCAAACTGGCAGCAGACAGGAACAGAGCATGATCGTGGGGGGTGGGTGAAGT contains:
- the LOC130385865 gene encoding protein jagunal homolog 1-B-like isoform X2 — translated: MGSEYRPSNQNRRSHTSAFRRTSYWLLLRFVRERSELAMASREGPRATGTDGSDFKHRERVAAHYQMSVALKSEVRKLNIVHALIWLLMAAQVRAVLLRKF
- the LOC130385865 gene encoding protein jagunal homolog 1-like isoform X1, with the protein product MTRRLSTHAFYQAKPMGSEYRPSNQNRRSHTSAFRRTSYWLLLRFVRERSELAMASREGPRATGTDGSDFKHRERVAAHYQMSVALKSEVRKLNIVHALIWLLMAAQVRAVLLRKF